In Anabas testudineus chromosome 12, fAnaTes1.2, whole genome shotgun sequence, one genomic interval encodes:
- the tacr1b gene encoding tachykinin receptor 1b, producing the protein MDPLYNSTDCDPANETNVPVNCSNGFNQFIQPVWQITLWAVAYCSIVAVSVVGNVVVIWIILAHKRMRTVTNYFLVNLAFAEAAMSAFNTVINFVYAVHNEWYFGLAYCRFHNFFPIAAIFASIYSMAAIASDRYMAIIHPLQQRLSSTETCVMIGVIWMLALLLAFPQYYYSSTAVLPGRTVCYIDWPEYSTVDFKKIYYVCVTLLIYFLPLCIMGCAYTTVGFTLWASEIPGDTSEHYKEQLFAKRKVVKMMIVVVCTFAVCWLPYHIYFLLHQFFPDLFEQRYIQQVYLAVMWLAMSSTMYNPIIYYCLNSKFRAGFQQVFCCCAPTVAKEELELKSPRYLQTQVSTYRASRMETVVPTAVHPGETEQKRAELPSCAAHSQPHAEVTSNGLGSESKSPNSPQQ; encoded by the exons ATGGACCCTCTCTACAATTCCACCGACTGTGACCCCGCAAACGAGACAAACGTGCCCGTTAACTGCAGCAACGGCTTCAACCAGTTCATCCAGCCGGTGTGGCAGATCACACTGTGGGCTGTCGCCTATTGTAGCATCGTCGCGGTGTCTGTGGTCGGAAATGTGGTGGTAATCTGGATTATCCTGGCGCATAAACGCATGAGGACCGTCACCAATTACTTTCTG GTGAACCTGGCCTTTGCAGAAGCTGCCATGTCAGCATTCAACACAGTGATCAACTTTGTCTACGCTGTTCACAATGAGTGGTATTTTGGCCTGGCTTACTGTCGCTTCCACAACTTCTTCCCTATTGCAGCCATATTTGCCAGCATTTACTCCATGGCAGCAATTGCTTCTGAcag ATATATGGCTATCATCCACCCGCTGCAGCAGAGGTTGTCTTCTACAGAGACCTGTGTCATGATCGGTGTGATCTGGATGCTGGCTCTGCTTCTAGCCTTCCCTCAGTACTACTACTCATCCACTGCCGTGCTGCCTGGACGCACTGTCTGCTACATAGACTGGCCTGAATACTCTACTGTGGACTTCAAGAAGAT ATACTATGTGTGCGTGACTCTGTTGATCTACTTCTTGCCCCTTTGCATCATGGGATGCGCATACACAACTGTGGGTTTCACCCTCTGGGCGAGTGAGATTCCCGGAGACACATCTGAACACTACAAGGAACAGCTTTTTGCCAAACGCAAG GTGGTGAAGATGATGATCGTGGTGGTGTGCACGTTCGCCGTCTGTTGGCTGCCCTATCACATTTACTTCTTACTGCACCAGTTCTTCCCCGATTTGTTTGAACAGCGCTACATCCAGCAGGTCTACCTGGCCGTCATGTGGTTGGCCATGAGCTCCACCATGTACAACCCAATTATCTACTACTGCCTCAACAGCAA GTTCAGAGCAGGTTTCCAGCAGgtgttttgttgctgtgctCCCACTGTCGCTAAGGAGGAGCTAGAGCTCAAATCACCGCGCTACCTGCAGACACAG GTGAGCACATACCGAGCCAGTCGGATGGAGACCGTGGTTCCCACTGCTGTCCATCCAGGAGAAACAGAGCAAAAGAGGGCAGAGCTGCCATCCTGTGCCGCTCACAGCCAGCCTCATGCGGAGGTCACATCCAACGGCTTAGGCTCAGAGAGCAAAAGCCCAAACAGCCCCCAACAGTAG